A part of Paenibacillus sp. 481 genomic DNA contains:
- a CDS encoding YheC/YheD family endospore coat-associated protein: MAQPVLGILTLYTNEQKHLEERSIYQKMITLGKQIGLNVFVFTPQDVDESNRRINAMCYHPESDRWHYRWMKFPHMIFDRCRLQNSYRFEQLRKFRAKYNNLLFLNRPLRNKWTIHQVLSTLPSIRQHLPVTRLYTCVQDVQRMIKQEPLVYLKPINGTGGRGILRIERLKSSNQVVYVQGRDQQRRIIRPQKLTWSQLAIKLAAWNARERYLVQQGISLNLPNGRVHDYRMLVQKDRYGNWSLTGCAGRIGAEKSITSNLHGGGEAVAMDVLLNQWIADYLLIHRVKEEARTLGLEVASYLEEKYDALCEIALDIAIDRSGHVWMLEVNPKPAREVFNRIGDGDTYRAAIMRPLEYALWVYENKVLKNNNDGNLITYTSPFIADSDLLSIQMDSQIPIPDPATVTATTPTPTPAPALVPDLAPTPTSTPTHTITSIYEDGKILVYTSSYIVPQEYEEQGKSLQAVPCLETSE, translated from the coding sequence TTGGCTCAACCGGTACTTGGCATATTAACGTTATACACAAATGAACAGAAGCATCTTGAAGAACGGTCGATCTATCAGAAAATGATCACCTTGGGAAAGCAAATCGGTCTTAACGTCTTCGTGTTCACGCCGCAAGACGTCGATGAATCCAACCGCCGCATCAACGCCATGTGCTATCATCCCGAATCCGATCGTTGGCACTATAGATGGATGAAGTTCCCTCATATGATATTTGATCGCTGCCGTCTGCAAAATAGTTATCGATTTGAACAATTACGCAAATTTCGCGCCAAATACAACAATCTGCTGTTCCTTAACCGCCCGCTGCGCAATAAATGGACGATACACCAAGTATTGTCCACCCTGCCTTCTATTCGTCAGCATTTGCCTGTGACGCGCTTGTATACGTGTGTGCAAGACGTACAGCGCATGATTAAGCAAGAGCCGCTCGTTTACTTGAAGCCTATTAACGGCACGGGAGGGCGGGGCATCTTACGGATTGAACGGTTGAAATCGTCCAATCAAGTCGTATATGTACAAGGGCGAGATCAGCAACGGCGCATTATTCGTCCGCAAAAATTGACTTGGTCCCAACTGGCGATTAAATTAGCCGCATGGAATGCCAGAGAGCGATATCTCGTTCAGCAAGGAATATCGTTGAATTTGCCGAACGGGCGTGTGCACGATTATCGCATGCTTGTGCAAAAAGATCGATACGGCAATTGGTCCCTTACGGGCTGCGCAGGCAGAATCGGAGCAGAAAAAAGCATAACGTCCAATTTGCACGGCGGCGGCGAAGCCGTAGCAATGGACGTATTGCTGAATCAATGGATTGCAGACTATTTGCTCATCCATCGTGTCAAAGAAGAGGCGCGAACATTAGGACTGGAAGTCGCTTCGTATTTGGAGGAAAAGTACGATGCTTTATGTGAAATCGCGCTTGATATCGCGATTGATCGCAGCGGACATGTGTGGATGCTCGAAGTAAATCCGAAGCCTGCACGTGAGGTGTTTAATCGAATTGGTGATGGCGACACTTACCGAGCTGCCATTATGCGCCCACTTGAATATGCATTATGGGTGTACGAGAACAAAGTGCTGAAAAATAACAACGACGGCAATTTAATCACGTACACGAGTCCGTTTATTGCGGATTCTGACTTGCTTTCCATCCAAATGGATTCGCAAATTCCGATCCCAGACCCTGCCACAGTTACTGCAACCACCCCAACACCAACACCAGCGCCAGCTCTGGTTCCAGATCTGGCTCCAACTCCAACATCGACTCCAACACATACCATTACGAGCATTTATGAAGACGGGAAAATACTCGTCTACACATCGTCCTATATCGTACCTCAAGAATACGAAGAACAAGGAAAGTCGCTTCAAGCGGTCCCATGTCTTGAGACTTCGGAATAA
- a CDS encoding YheC/YheD family endospore coat-associated protein, whose protein sequence is MSELEQEQLPVVAILTIDDEKDLFRGNRENFVDLLQTGKEMGFLVYIVTVKDLKLDARRIIGYRYQFEQNIWQQEWFPLPQVIYNRIPLREDEMQPPVIKKIVDLVTHPTIRLFNPFFFNKWHLFEWLKKSRTTKQFIPSTQRLTTPIHLGKMLHKHPFLFLKPESGKAGVGIMTLRVNPTKALKFRLKIQDKKKNVSYKCATITKLWTRIRKQASQHNYIVQQGILLASIDRRPFDLRVLVQKNGKGQWDITGVGARVAGSLSITTHVPRGGSIDDPEKLLTSIFGIEQSKRILIRTKNAALIIARQIERGSGQTLGEMSMDLGVDASGGIWFFEANAKPMKFDEPHIRKRSLERIFQYSTFLAKPSG, encoded by the coding sequence TTGAGCGAATTGGAACAGGAGCAATTGCCGGTCGTTGCCATACTAACGATTGATGACGAGAAAGATTTGTTTAGAGGTAATCGAGAGAACTTCGTGGACTTGTTGCAAACGGGTAAGGAGATGGGATTTCTCGTTTATATCGTCACGGTGAAAGACTTAAAGCTGGACGCTAGACGAATTATCGGGTATCGCTATCAATTTGAACAGAACATATGGCAGCAGGAATGGTTCCCGCTGCCACAAGTGATTTACAATCGCATCCCGCTACGCGAAGATGAAATGCAGCCTCCTGTGATCAAGAAAATAGTCGACTTGGTGACTCATCCCACGATCCGACTGTTCAACCCTTTCTTTTTCAACAAATGGCATCTGTTCGAATGGCTAAAAAAATCACGGACGACGAAACAATTTATTCCTTCCACCCAACGGTTGACGACACCTATCCACTTAGGAAAAATGTTGCATAAGCATCCGTTCTTATTTTTAAAGCCCGAAAGTGGCAAGGCGGGTGTTGGCATTATGACATTGCGTGTAAATCCAACCAAAGCATTAAAGTTTCGGTTGAAAATTCAAGACAAGAAAAAGAACGTATCGTACAAATGCGCTACGATTACGAAGCTATGGACGCGTATTCGCAAGCAAGCTTCACAGCACAACTATATCGTTCAGCAAGGCATCTTGCTTGCCTCAATCGATCGCAGACCTTTTGACTTACGCGTACTCGTCCAGAAAAATGGCAAAGGACAATGGGACATCACGGGCGTAGGGGCTCGGGTTGCAGGTTCATTGAGCATAACGACCCACGTCCCACGTGGAGGAAGCATTGACGATCCTGAGAAGCTGCTAACGTCAATATTTGGTATAGAACAGTCAAAACGCATCCTCATTCGCACAAAAAACGCCGCGCTCATTATCGCTCGTCAAATTGAACGCGGCTCCGGTCAGACGCTTGGAGAAATGTCAATGGATTTGGGAGTGGACGCTAGCGGAGGCATCTGGTTTTTTGAAGCCAATGCCAAACCGATGAAATTTGACGAACCGCACATCCGTAAACGTTCTTTGGAGCGCATTTTTCAATACAGCACGTTCCTTGCCAAACCAAGTGGATAA
- a CDS encoding YheC/YheD family endospore coat-associated protein, whose translation MSLTVCNVHLTPNPEKVLYVSNSLLKQLKLAGKKTVRLRFGKIVTPVSVKPIRKPGKHLFVSAGLRNYVHVPRSAMVHLLNESEGDLQIGPLIGIMSDATTNRPNATPFGNRSNFIKQLLKAGNKKAYICAFHPNDIDWHDETVSAYFLSESGGWMRRTVPLPDVVYNRLHSRRAETSAAINGLRERLIRKKIPFFNWSFFNKSDVYELLKDELDANRYVPESVMSPTSDMIKSMLERHQFVYYKPTAGSLGIGIYRLTYLPKKGYFARYTSNGKNVLLRFKHFSSLMRMLEARHGQSLLNYVVQQGVRLIEIDGCPIDFRFHMHKNGENVWTVVGIGAKKAGKGSVTTHVKNGGQLMTPEQALEREFGDRAEEVLEDAKRVAIDLAEAIERNHPHLIGELGFDIGIDRDEHVWMFEANAKPGRSIFKHPSLKDEGTASLNHIIEHCLYLSKFLRRDEF comes from the coding sequence ATGAGTTTGACGGTTTGTAACGTGCATTTAACGCCAAATCCTGAAAAAGTATTATACGTGTCCAACTCACTCTTAAAACAACTCAAACTAGCCGGTAAAAAAACGGTGCGGCTTCGCTTCGGAAAAATCGTCACTCCCGTTTCCGTTAAACCGATTCGAAAACCAGGTAAACATCTATTCGTCAGCGCTGGGTTGCGCAACTATGTTCATGTGCCGAGATCAGCTATGGTGCACCTCTTAAATGAATCCGAAGGCGATTTGCAAATCGGTCCGCTCATCGGCATTATGTCTGATGCCACAACGAATCGGCCCAATGCGACGCCTTTTGGGAATCGCTCTAATTTTATCAAGCAGCTACTCAAGGCAGGCAACAAAAAAGCTTATATATGCGCCTTTCACCCTAACGACATTGATTGGCATGACGAGACGGTGTCCGCCTATTTCCTTAGTGAGTCCGGCGGTTGGATGAGAAGAACTGTGCCCCTGCCAGATGTTGTGTATAACCGCCTCCATAGTCGGCGGGCGGAAACGTCCGCGGCGATTAACGGACTGCGTGAACGATTAATTAGAAAAAAGATTCCGTTTTTCAACTGGAGCTTCTTTAATAAATCGGATGTATATGAACTGCTAAAAGATGAGCTTGACGCTAATCGCTATGTACCAGAATCTGTCATGAGCCCAACCTCCGATATGATAAAAAGCATGCTTGAAAGACATCAATTCGTCTACTATAAACCGACGGCAGGCAGTTTAGGTATCGGCATTTATAGACTTACCTATTTGCCCAAAAAAGGATACTTCGCTCGCTATACGAGCAACGGCAAAAATGTACTGCTTCGCTTCAAACATTTTTCTAGTCTGATGCGCATGCTGGAAGCTAGACATGGTCAAAGTTTGCTCAATTACGTCGTCCAGCAAGGTGTACGGCTCATTGAGATCGATGGTTGCCCGATCGATTTTCGGTTTCATATGCACAAAAACGGTGAAAACGTATGGACGGTCGTCGGAATCGGCGCCAAAAAGGCCGGAAAAGGCAGTGTCACCACTCACGTCAAAAATGGTGGGCAACTCATGACTCCTGAACAAGCGCTGGAACGCGAATTCGGTGACCGGGCAGAGGAGGTGTTGGAGGACGCCAAACGAGTTGCCATTGATCTTGCGGAAGCAATCGAACGCAACCACCCTCATTTAATCGGTGAATTAGGATTTGATATTGGTATTGATCGTGATGAACATGTATGGATGTTCGAAGCGAATGCCAAACCAGGTCGCTCCATTTTTAAGCATCCATCGTTAAAAGATGAAGGAACCGCTTCTCTTAATCACATTATTGAACATTGCCTGTACCTGAGTAAATTTCTCAGGAGGGATGAATTTTGA
- a CDS encoding YheC/YheD family endospore coat-associated protein: MDVWTPRRDNAVLGVLQNESSSAPSTDTDTAANAHIYPLTEPMYSRKLCMAGHKLGVTVLVFSPLHIDWDNMSVTAYHYHAGGWETRHVALPALVYDRCTYANEMQHYRTKVAMSRMQRAGIRWLGIGLGGKWDIFRSLSTCPDLAPIMPPTTVYKGMKALAEQLNHHDANVFLKPQGGSHGRSTLHVRRARADEGQRTMYPLQVRGRNRDNSLVQKGFSTVESGLQWIDHFISKRRYIVQPYLSLTDQEERPFDVRVLMQKNERGQWKFTGMAVRVGCSTSVTSNLHGGGHSVQALPFLIEQFGPSEAERLASTIRHYSKLIPPALEQRHGRLSELGLDFGIDRNAHLWLLEVNSKPGRNVFSQSGERDAALKSVEYPILYARHVMVRHLRRVCP, from the coding sequence ATGGACGTATGGACTCCAAGGAGGGACAACGCCGTGCTCGGCGTACTGCAAAATGAATCCTCCTCTGCACCTTCAACCGACACCGACACAGCTGCAAATGCACACATTTATCCGCTCACTGAACCCATGTACAGCCGCAAACTTTGTATGGCAGGCCATAAATTAGGCGTTACCGTGCTCGTGTTTTCTCCCTTGCACATCGACTGGGATAACATGAGCGTAACGGCTTATCACTATCATGCTGGAGGCTGGGAAACTCGTCACGTCGCATTGCCTGCGTTAGTGTACGATCGATGCACGTATGCTAACGAGATGCAGCACTATCGGACGAAAGTCGCGATGTCTCGGATGCAACGTGCAGGCATCCGGTGGCTAGGTATCGGCTTAGGCGGGAAATGGGATATATTCCGTTCCTTGTCCACCTGTCCCGACTTAGCTCCCATTATGCCACCTACTACGGTATACAAAGGCATGAAGGCACTAGCTGAGCAACTGAATCACCATGATGCTAACGTGTTCCTCAAACCGCAAGGGGGGAGCCACGGACGCTCCACCCTTCATGTTCGTCGCGCCCGGGCAGACGAGGGACAGCGTACGATGTACCCACTTCAAGTGCGGGGGCGAAATCGTGACAACTCGCTCGTGCAAAAAGGTTTTTCTACCGTTGAATCCGGGTTGCAATGGATCGACCACTTCATCAGCAAGCGACGATATATTGTCCAGCCGTACTTGTCGCTAACGGATCAGGAAGAAAGACCGTTTGACGTTCGCGTACTCATGCAAAAAAATGAGCGTGGACAATGGAAGTTTACAGGCATGGCTGTGCGTGTTGGATGCAGCACGAGTGTAACATCCAACTTGCATGGCGGTGGCCACTCTGTTCAGGCTCTTCCGTTCTTGATTGAGCAGTTCGGCCCGAGCGAAGCCGAGCGGCTGGCAAGTACGATTCGTCACTACAGCAAGCTTATTCCGCCTGCGCTTGAACAACGGCACGGACGCTTATCAGAACTAGGGCTCGACTTCGGAATTGACCGAAATGCACATCTATGGCTGCTGGAAGTGAATTCGAAACCCGGCCGTAATGTATTTAGTCAAAGCGGTGAGCGAGATGCTGCCCTTAAATCCGTGGAATACCCTATTTTGTACGCGCGTCACGTTATGGTTCGACATCTTAGGAGGGTCTGTCCATGA
- a CDS encoding YheC/YheD family endospore coat-associated protein, which yields MSKTKVTLQVISSGILREEVLMLGEAYVKQWKIPVNQPLTLRFGSFKHHVTVVPVPRYDGLRMNHVLARKMGLQSGVTLRAVYKSASHTLCLGPLVGVMISRDRPDTPDKPFGQITLFCKELVDACQAHGAVACFFTPEQILDQYSGVQGWVYANGCWQKATMPIPDVINNRLPSRKIENKPSVQHFMKEVKLRHKTHIFNEKFLDKTEVFDALQPDVQLQKYLPESHLLRSFTTLKTMCARYNTVFLKPARGSLGKGIVRVSKLPDNTYQAMYSTVNGTRRQSFSSLLKLFSSLSGKMKTNSYQIQQGLTLIENEKRPVDFRALVQKNATGKWTITSIVARVASNQHFVSNLARGGTLSTVKEAITSSELSSDSRTDIYVRLQRAALDIARGVETYIPLHFGELGIDLAVDEHGRVWLLEVNSKPSKSDNTPLNESKIRPSVRKMVEYARHLAGF from the coding sequence ATGTCCAAAACAAAAGTAACGCTCCAGGTCATCAGTTCCGGCATCTTGCGAGAAGAAGTGCTCATGTTAGGCGAAGCTTACGTCAAACAGTGGAAAATCCCGGTCAACCAACCACTAACACTTCGCTTTGGATCATTTAAGCACCATGTGACAGTCGTTCCTGTCCCCCGCTATGACGGCTTGCGCATGAATCATGTATTGGCACGGAAGATGGGACTACAATCCGGCGTTACGCTCCGAGCTGTATATAAATCGGCAAGCCACACGTTATGCCTTGGCCCACTTGTTGGTGTGATGATAAGCAGAGACCGGCCAGATACGCCTGATAAGCCGTTTGGGCAAATTACGTTGTTCTGTAAAGAACTCGTAGATGCCTGTCAAGCTCACGGGGCTGTCGCTTGCTTCTTTACACCTGAACAAATCCTAGATCAATACAGCGGTGTGCAAGGGTGGGTTTACGCAAATGGATGCTGGCAAAAAGCAACAATGCCGATCCCAGATGTCATCAACAATCGACTTCCTTCGCGCAAGATAGAGAACAAACCTAGCGTACAGCATTTTATGAAAGAAGTAAAACTGCGTCATAAAACCCACATCTTTAACGAAAAATTTCTCGATAAGACCGAAGTATTTGATGCCCTACAGCCCGATGTTCAGTTACAAAAGTATTTACCAGAATCCCATCTCCTGCGCAGCTTTACAACCCTGAAGACGATGTGCGCTCGTTACAACACCGTCTTTCTTAAGCCGGCTCGTGGCAGCCTTGGCAAAGGTATCGTTCGTGTATCTAAATTGCCGGACAATACGTATCAAGCGATGTATTCAACTGTAAACGGAACGCGTCGCCAATCTTTTAGTAGCCTGCTTAAGCTGTTCTCGAGCCTATCTGGAAAAATGAAAACGAACAGCTACCAAATTCAGCAAGGATTAACGCTGATCGAAAATGAAAAGCGCCCCGTCGACTTTCGAGCTCTTGTGCAAAAAAATGCTACCGGAAAATGGACGATTACTTCTATCGTGGCGCGCGTAGCCAGCAATCAGCATTTTGTGTCCAATCTTGCACGCGGCGGTACGTTAAGTACGGTAAAAGAGGCCATCACGAGTTCGGAACTATCGTCTGATTCACGGACAGACATCTACGTTCGCTTACAGCGTGCTGCGCTTGATATTGCACGCGGAGTCGAAACTTATATCCCGCTGCATTTTGGCGAACTAGGTATCGATTTAGCCGTCGATGAACACGGAAGAGTATGGCTTCTAGAAGTGAATTCCAAACCTTCCAAAAGTGATAACACACCGCTTAATGAAAGTAAAATACGCCCTTCTGTACGCAAAATGGTCGAATATGCTCGCCATTTAGCTGGCTTTTAA
- a CDS encoding DUF445 family protein, with product MPTWLFILFSVSVAAVVGGITNHFAIKMLFHPRIPIKIGRWRVPFTPGLIPKRKEDIAASLGDVVAEYLVTSDGLRAMLNKPNVQEKATSSLLNGLERWLQDERTVREWSSTLFPDREWEDVRDQLAERLQAWTDAGFRKWWTSNQLDVRPLSELLPMYSDETRERIAARTATLLLSAVREEILSPNGQHMLRKMASGVLERTQGFFGTMAAMFVDEDKLVSKMTPIIAEQLHSISVHTAVAQFIANKLQEWGNQSPAELIRAFTDQEHTEQEPVDWLLEHLPALTRWTERVERLGDVRPTVWLGQVRHTWEPYVPRVVEVGLRLLDNNLERLVAVVNLQEMVRMQVERFPVERLETIILSVSGKEFRAITWLGAVLGGLIGLLQGVVMLALK from the coding sequence ATGCCCACTTGGTTATTTATTCTTTTTAGCGTGTCCGTAGCTGCCGTTGTAGGCGGGATTACGAATCACTTTGCGATTAAGATGCTATTTCACCCCCGAATTCCGATTAAAATTGGGCGGTGGCGAGTACCGTTTACCCCGGGGCTCATCCCAAAGCGGAAAGAGGATATTGCTGCTTCGCTAGGGGATGTGGTGGCCGAATACTTAGTAACAAGCGATGGGCTACGAGCGATGCTCAATAAGCCTAATGTGCAAGAGAAAGCGACGTCGTCGCTGCTTAACGGGCTAGAGCGATGGCTGCAAGACGAGCGTACGGTACGCGAATGGTCAAGCACTTTATTTCCTGATCGAGAGTGGGAAGATGTACGCGATCAACTAGCGGAGCGTCTACAAGCTTGGACTGATGCAGGATTTAGAAAATGGTGGACAAGCAACCAACTAGATGTGCGTCCGTTGTCAGAGTTGTTGCCCATGTACTCAGATGAGACACGCGAGCGGATTGCTGCTAGAACGGCAACGTTGTTGTTGTCGGCTGTGCGGGAAGAAATATTGTCCCCTAATGGTCAACATATGCTACGCAAGATGGCATCTGGAGTGTTAGAGCGTACCCAAGGCTTCTTCGGTACGATGGCTGCTATGTTTGTCGATGAGGATAAACTTGTATCGAAGATGACGCCCATTATTGCAGAGCAGTTGCATTCGATATCCGTACATACGGCAGTGGCGCAATTTATCGCGAACAAATTGCAGGAATGGGGTAACCAGTCGCCTGCTGAACTCATACGCGCATTTACCGATCAGGAGCATACGGAACAGGAGCCTGTAGATTGGCTCTTGGAACATCTACCTGCATTAACGCGTTGGACTGAGCGTGTGGAGCGACTCGGTGACGTTCGCCCAACAGTGTGGCTTGGTCAAGTTCGTCATACGTGGGAACCTTATGTGCCGCGTGTGGTAGAAGTTGGGCTGAGGTTGCTCGATAACAACTTAGAGCGGCTTGTCGCAGTTGTGAACTTGCAAGAAATGGTGCGTATGCAGGTTGAGCGTTTTCCTGTTGAACGCTTGGAGACGATTATTTTGAGCGTCTCAGGTAAAGAATTCCGAGCGATTACATGGCTTGGTGCTGTATTAGGGGGACTTATCGGTCTGCTGCAAGGCGTGGTCATGCTAGCACTAAAATGA
- a CDS encoding YlbF family regulator, with protein MSNVYDKAHELARALQESPEAKAIEEAMKAIDANEESKSMLANFRQRQVELQQQMMAGEMPPPEEMENMQKLFEVISMNPDMAALFEAEQRLAVIIQDVNKIVTDSLGHIYQ; from the coding sequence ATGTCTAATGTATACGATAAGGCACATGAACTAGCACGTGCTTTGCAAGAATCTCCAGAAGCAAAAGCGATTGAAGAAGCGATGAAAGCGATCGATGCAAATGAAGAGAGCAAGAGCATGCTTGCGAACTTCCGTCAGCGTCAAGTCGAATTGCAACAGCAGATGATGGCTGGTGAAATGCCGCCGCCAGAAGAGATGGAGAACATGCAGAAGCTGTTCGAAGTGATTAGCATGAACCCAGACATGGCAGCCCTGTTTGAGGCAGAGCAGCGCTTGGCCGTTATTATCCAAGATGTGAACAAGATTGTAACCGATTCTCTTGGCCATATCTATCAATAA
- a CDS encoding DRTGG domain-containing protein, which translates to MEGHDGTVTKHEQLLTHIENLKPATKISVRKLAKEMGVSEGTAYRAVKEAENIGLVLTKERIGTVRVEKKPRNMSDQLTFTEVVEIVGGSVLGGIEGQTKTLNKYVIGAMKLDAMVRYIDAGSLLIVGNREDAHRLALQHGAGVLITGGFGTSREVKMLADTLNLPIISSKYDTFTVASMINRALFDRLIKKKIMIVEDVVNLNTKMHVLRPFSTVLDFELLREETGHSRFPVVDDWNRVIGMMTYKDVLGAAPTQTLDKLYSRNPITANLQTSLASASHTMVWEGVELLPVVDRSRRLLAVITRREVLEAMRDAKKEPQLGETFDDLIWNGFEEERDEQGRLFYRGVITPQMASHLGTISEGVLTTLMTQAALRTAKDARGHDHVLENITTFFIRPIQIEELLTIRPHVLELSRKFCKLEVELLVDGALASKAMMNVQNID; encoded by the coding sequence ATGGAAGGACATGATGGAACGGTCACCAAGCACGAGCAGCTGCTGACTCATATTGAAAATTTAAAGCCAGCCACCAAAATTTCCGTACGCAAATTGGCGAAGGAAATGGGTGTTAGTGAAGGAACCGCATATCGCGCCGTCAAAGAAGCCGAAAATATCGGCCTCGTCCTGACGAAAGAGCGAATTGGCACTGTGCGTGTGGAGAAGAAACCGCGCAACATGTCCGACCAACTGACATTTACAGAGGTTGTCGAAATTGTAGGTGGCTCTGTGCTTGGTGGAATTGAGGGTCAAACGAAGACGCTCAACAAGTATGTCATTGGCGCGATGAAACTGGACGCCATGGTTCGCTACATAGATGCGGGCAGCTTGCTCATCGTCGGTAACCGCGAAGACGCACACCGGCTTGCCTTGCAGCACGGGGCAGGCGTATTGATTACAGGTGGTTTCGGGACGAGCAGAGAAGTCAAAATGCTGGCGGATACACTCAACTTACCGATCATTTCATCCAAATATGATACGTTTACAGTCGCTTCGATGATTAACCGTGCATTATTTGATCGACTTATTAAGAAGAAAATTATGATTGTAGAGGATGTCGTCAACTTAAATACGAAAATGCACGTCTTGCGGCCTTTTAGTACGGTGCTTGATTTTGAGCTACTGCGCGAGGAGACAGGGCATAGTCGTTTTCCTGTGGTGGATGACTGGAACCGAGTCATCGGGATGATGACGTATAAAGATGTGCTCGGTGCAGCACCGACGCAGACGCTGGATAAGTTGTACAGCCGCAATCCGATTACGGCTAACTTGCAGACATCGCTTGCGTCTGCCTCACACACAATGGTGTGGGAAGGCGTTGAGCTGCTGCCTGTAGTTGACCGGAGCAGGAGGCTGCTCGCCGTCATTACGCGGCGCGAGGTATTGGAAGCGATGCGGGATGCCAAGAAGGAGCCACAGCTTGGCGAAACGTTCGATGATCTGATTTGGAACGGGTTCGAAGAGGAGCGGGACGAACAGGGGCGGCTGTTCTATCGAGGGGTGATTACCCCGCAGATGGCAAGCCATTTAGGCACGATATCAGAAGGGGTTCTGACGACGTTAATGACGCAAGCCGCACTGCGCACCGCAAAAGATGCGCGCGGTCACGATCATGTGCTAGAGAACATTACGACGTTCTTTATTCGTCCGATCCAAATCGAAGAGTTACTGACGATACGGCCTCACGTGTTGGAGCTAAGCCGCAAGTTCTGCAAGCTTGAAGTTGAACTGCTTGTGGACGGTGCGCTTGCTAGTAAAGCGATGATGAACGTACAAAACATTGATTAA
- a CDS encoding YtpI family protein: MEQIMQSILWGLVLLICLTSGLSVFYSIRSRRSSHAGYRGLYAARTNICMGFMLVFIALIQMFMFEGSTVRVIVGAVLLVLGAFNLFAGLRNHGHFQRHLSAEQK; this comes from the coding sequence TTGGAGCAAATTATGCAGTCAATACTGTGGGGCTTAGTCCTGCTCATCTGCTTAACGTCAGGCTTGTCCGTTTTTTACAGCATTCGTTCTCGTCGTTCTAGCCACGCCGGTTATCGAGGATTATATGCAGCCCGCACCAACATTTGCATGGGCTTTATGCTCGTGTTTATCGCGCTTATTCAGATGTTTATGTTTGAAGGATCGACGGTGCGCGTCATTGTCGGAGCTGTGCTGCTCGTTCTCGGTGCGTTCAATTTGTTTGCCGGATTGCGCAATCACGGTCATTTTCAACGACATTTATCTGCCGAGCAAAAATAG
- a CDS encoding YtrH family sporulation protein, with the protein MGTFLAKALLDFFIAFGVVMGGSMLAGIGAVIALQSPVDTMSHIAEHLKIWAVVAAVGGTIDPIRVIESNFWVGNLSPVFKQLLYIFVSFLGAHLGTEIIHWICRVRG; encoded by the coding sequence ATGGGTACATTTTTAGCGAAGGCGCTGCTCGATTTTTTTATTGCCTTTGGCGTCGTTATGGGCGGTTCAATGCTGGCAGGCATCGGAGCCGTAATCGCGCTCCAATCTCCTGTCGATACGATGAGTCATATTGCGGAGCACTTGAAAATTTGGGCCGTCGTTGCAGCAGTTGGCGGCACGATTGATCCTATCCGTGTCATTGAAAGCAATTTTTGGGTCGGAAACTTATCTCCTGTATTTAAACAGCTGCTTTATATATTCGTATCCTTTTTAGGGGCGCACCTAGGCACGGAAATCATTCATTGGATTTGTCGGGTCAGGGGGTAG